The following coding sequences lie in one Arachis ipaensis cultivar K30076 chromosome B03, Araip1.1, whole genome shotgun sequence genomic window:
- the LOC107633951 gene encoding uncharacterized protein LOC107633951 has translation MEGTANIVIYHNSEVIRNTYEGVSFACENMFLFVVPCTITFVELQYRLCQSIEADIVKRVTNSLYKSPVVVFGGLIQFEQTQVQHPRIELYVEFEHIIADEVQHDPNVQDDRVEAYLGMNDDNDKEFEATYEAGDEDEDDDGGGEVVAKTLVVPSARINERQICFLIGVADPEDGEFRIGMEYGLRKSIIAAIRSYTISRGVDYVVYESESQMFYAKCKTYGRRCDWLIRASLIQKKACWEIQRYNGRHTCSMGTISQDHSKLDSDTIVEDMKPLVESDPSIKVKSIIVEVQARFNYTISYRKAWLTKQKSIAKIFGGWEESYQALPLWFLAMVQKMPGSQVQIETRLLYNGSQEVDDIRILHRVFWSFNPCIRAFKYCKPLVQVDGTHLYGKYKGCLLVAVAQYGNKNIISIAFAIVEGETANA, from the exons ATGGAGGGCACAGCAAATATAGTGATTTACCACAACAGTGAGGTCATACGAAATACGTATGAGGGTGTGAGCTTTGCGTGTGAGAATATGTTTTTGTTTGTCGTTCCATGCACTATAACGTTCGTGGAATTACAGTACAGGCTTTGTCAAAGCATAGAGGCTGATATTGTAAAGAGGGTGACCAACAGTCTCTACAAAAGTCCGGTTGTCGTTTTTGGCGGCCTGATACAGTTTGAG CAAACTCAGGTGCAACACCCGAGGATTGAGTTGTACGTTGAGTTTGAGCATATTATTGCAGATGAGGTTCAACATGACCCAAATGTACAAGATGACAGAGTTGAGGCGTACTTGGGAATGAACGATGATAACGATAAGGAGTTCGAAGCTACGTACGAAGCTGGTGATGAGGACGAGGACGACGATGGGGGAGGTGAGGTTGTGGCGAAAACTTTAGTGGTTCCATCCGCA CGGATCAATGAACGACAAATTTGTTTTCTTATAGGTGTTGCTGATCCTGAGGATGGGGAGTTTAGGATCGGAATGGAATACGGTTTAAGAAAATCAATCATTGCAGCAATTCGGAGTTATACTATCTCCAGAGGAGTCGATTACGTTGTTTATGAATCTGAGTCACAGATGTTCTATGCAAAGTGCAAGACTTATGGACGTAGGTGCGACTGGCTTATCCGAGCCAGCTTGATACAAAAGAAAGCCTGTTGGGAGATTCAGAGATACAACGGGAGGCACACGTGTTCCATGGGAACGATCTCACAGGATCACTCCAAGTTAGACTCGGACACGATTGTTGAGGATATGAAGCCATTGGTTGAATCTGACCCATCCATAAAGGTCAAATCTATAATTGTGGAGGTCCAGGCAAGATTCAACTACACTATTAGTTACCGGAAGGCTTGGCTGACAAAGCAGAAGTCGATAGCCAAGATTTTTGGTGGATGGGAAGAATCTTACCAAGCTTTACCGTTGTGGTTCTTGGCGATGGTTCAAAAGATGCCTGGTTCACAAGTCCAAATAGAAACACGACTACTGTATAACGGGAGTCAAGAGGTAGACGATATTAGGATACTTCATCGGGTATTCTGGAGTTTCAATCCATGCATAAGAGCTTTCAAATATTGCAAGCCGCTGGTTCAGGTTGACGGGACTCACTTATACGGAAAATATAAAGGTTGTCTTTTGGTTGCAGTTGCGCAATATGGGAATAAAAACATTATATCAATTGCTTTTGCCATTGTAGAGGGTGAGACTGCTAATGCGTGA
- the LOC107634776 gene encoding casparian strip membrane protein 2 gives MKVSSIEAGEVPKSVVSPSKRVKRVMSVIDFILRIVAAISALGSALSMGTARETLPFRTQFVKFRAVFEDLPTFTFFVMSNSIVCAYLVLSLALSFFHILRSTAVKNRILMVLLDTIMYGLLTAGAAAAAAIVFLAHRGNPSANWFPICQQYNYFCKRISGSVIGSFFAVVLFMILILMSSISISKH, from the exons ATGAAGGTGAGTTCAATTGAGGCTGGTGAAGTACCAAAAAGTGTTGTTTCCCCAAGCAAAAGGGTGAAGAGAGTGATGTCAGTAATAGATTTCATTCTGAGAATTGTTGCAGCCATTTCCGCACTTGGAAGTGCATTGAGTATGGGAACAGCAAGGGAAACACTTCCATTTAGGACTCAGTTTGTTAAGTTCAGAGCAGTATTTGAAGACCTTCCCACCTTTAC GTTCTTTGTGATGTCCAACTCTATTGTATGTGCCTACTTGGTTCTTTCACTTGCCCTGTCATTCTTCCACATACTGAGAAGTACTGCAGTGAAAAATAGGATTCTCATGGTGCTTCTTGACACG ATTATGTATGGCCTTCTCACAGCCGGAGCCGCGGCAGCGGCGGCTATAGTATTCCTAGCCCACCGTGGCAATCCAAGTGCCAACTGGTTCCCTATCTGCCAGCAATACAACTACTTCTGCAAGCGAATTTCCGGTTCAGTGATCGGCTCTTTCTTCGCAGTGGTTCTGTTCATGATTCTTATTCTCATGTCATCAATATCTATAAGCAAGCACTGA
- the LOC107631860 gene encoding NAC transcription factor 29: MEGSSKSCELLPPGFRFHPTDEELIVYYLCNQATSKPCPASIIPEVDIYKFDPWELPGKAEFGEKEWYFFSPRERKYPNGVRPNRATVSGYWKATGTDKAIYSKCKHVGVKKALVFYRGRPPKGIKTDWIMHEYRLLQQSNHNSRITGSMRLDDCVLCRIYKKKHAAKALDQGQEYPTTVQINLNASTNNDDEKELMMMKNLPRTCSLTYLLDMNYFGPISQLLSDGSYNNSSTFEIFQHSNSVDNIGIVDPLVKTQMVEMDDSYYAQDSGKSQVMKQGNDLRGYY; the protein is encoded by the exons ATGGAAGGAAGTAGTAAAAGTTGTGAACTACTACCACCAGGGTTTAGATTCCACCCAACAGATGAGGAGCTAATTGTGTATTACCTTTGTAACCAAGCAACATCAAAGCCCTGCCCTGCTTCCATCATCCCTGAAGTTGACATCTACAAATTTGATCCATGGGAATTGCCAGGGAAGGCTGAGTTTGGGGAGAAAGAATGGTACTTCTTTAGCCCAAGGGAAAGGAAGTATCCCAATGGGGTTCGGCCTAACCGCGCAACAGTTTCTGGGTATTGGAAGGCCACAGGGACAGACAAGGCTATTTACAGCAAGTGTAAGCATGTTGGTGTCAAGAAGGCCTTGGTTTTCTACAGGGGTAGACCTCCAAAGGGGATCAAGACTGATTGGATCATGCACGAATATCGTCTTCTTCAACAATCTAATCACAACAGCAGGATCACTGGTTCTATGAGA CTGGATGACTGCGTCTTGTGTAGGATATATAAGAAAAAACATGCTGCTAAAGCATTGGATCAAGGACAGGAATACCCAACAACAGTTCAAATTAATCTAAATGCATcaaccaacaatgatgatgagaaggagttgatgatgatgaagaatctTCCAAGGACTTGTTCCCTTACTTATCTTTTGGACATGAATTACTTTGGTCCAATCTCACAGCTATTGTCTGATGGATCCTACAACAACTCATCAACCTTTGAAATATTTCAACATAGCAATAGTGTTGACAACATTGGAATAGTGGATCCTCTTGTCAAAACTCAAATGGTTGAAATGGATGATAGCTATTATGCTCAAGATTCAGGCAAGTCCCAAGTGATGAAGCAAGGGAATGATTTAAGAGGATATTACTAA
- the LOC107631861 gene encoding uncharacterized protein LOC107631861, with product MQIVKTGSLCCVASRPHGSNAASRDWSVGPHEPYWRTNTSYSPPPSRWDFRFQSEGLSYGLHDGIQLYGSSTSSNGKDSRAWVSGNHLYDLHYSASDGTGAFLSSPSDLSQGPQWTPPAIQEISINDYETPTSRGPSLTQISFTQNEGTSEDPDSVGSTSAQSESSESESTTKSRLLQRNFSKHCSFISKPIYPFSFPDITPAREAFDPAVASSSEFDASNPLRDVQGWSSASSTLDLSEVSELFESETCSRRHIPSDRSRCSLCERLLSHRSPWSTRRIVRSGDMPTTGVLPCCHVFHAECLEQATPKTQKSDPPCPLCVRLPGNGFPRLRPFDEDGPSRPWGCVQGVNSVEGLGHAPPRNTMFLLNRNFSKKNLSLKGNVTK from the exons ATGCAG ATAGTTAAGACGGGGTCGCTTTGTTGTGTGGCTTCAAGGCCACATGGATCAAATGCAGCCAGTAGGGACTGGTCTGTGGGCCCACATGAGCCGTACTGGCGGACGAATACAAGCTATTCACCGCCTCCATCTAGGTGGGATTTCAGATTCCAGTCCGAAGGGCTTTCATACGGTTTGCATGATGGTATTCAGCTCTATGGCTCTTCTACGTCGTCAAATGGGAAAGACAGTAGGGCGTGGGTTAGCGGCAACCACCTATATGATCTTCATTATTCCGCTTCCGATGGTACCGGGGCTTTCCTTAGTAGTCCATCTGACCTCTCTCAGGGTCCTCAGTGGACACCTCCAGCAATACAGGAAATAAGCATTAATGATTATGAAACTCCAACTAGCAGAG GTCCTTCACTGACCCAGATATCTTTTACACAAAACGAG GGAACTTCTGAAGATCCAGATAGTGTTGGCTCAACCTCAGCCCAGTCAGAGAGTAGTGAGTCTGAATCAACTACCAAATCACGATTGTTACAGAGGAACTTCTCTAAACACTGTTCCTTCATCTCCAAACCCATCTATCCTTTCTCGTTTCCTGACATTACTCCTGCTAGGGAAGCTTTTGATCCTGCAGTTGCAAGTTCTTCTGAGTTTGATGCTTCTAATCCACTCAGAGATGTCCAGGGATGGAGTAGTGCTAGCAGTACTCTGGATCTTTCTGAGGTTTCTGAGTTATTTGAATCCGAAACATGTAGTCGCCGGCATATCCCTTCGGATAGATCAAGGTGCAGCTTGTGTGAAAGACTTCTATCACATAGATCACCTTGGAGTACCCGACGCATTGTGAGAAGTGGAGACATGCCTACAACCGGAGTTCTTCCTTGTTGTCACGTGTTTCATGCCGAGTGTTTGGAGCAAGCAACTCCAAAGACACAGAAAAGTGATCCTCCTTGCCCTCTCTGTGTCCGATTGCCGGGTAATGGTTTTCCAAGGCTTAGACCATTTGATGAGGATGGACCCTCAAGGCCTTGGGGCTGTGTCCAGGGGGTTAATAGTGTTGAAGGGCTTGGGCATGCACCCCCACGAAACACGATGTTCTTACTCAATCGAAATTTCAGTAAAAAGAATCTTTCTTTGAAGGGGAATGTAACCAAGTAG